A window of the Paralichthys olivaceus isolate ysfri-2021 chromosome 5, ASM2471397v2, whole genome shotgun sequence genome harbors these coding sequences:
- the stk17al gene encoding serine/threonine kinase 17a like, protein MKIVLLQDATSMLDSATMSKNGMVTKIHTRIRSDPFPATYELVGKELGRGKFAVVKKCIEKATGKQYAAKFLRKRRKGEDCRMDILNEISVLESAKANPYVVALHEVYETNTEIILVLECAAGGEIFNQCVADNDEAFTEKDVIRLAKQILNGVAFLHRNNVVHLDLKPQNVLLTSARPLGDIRIVDFGLSRRMDNITEVREILGTPEYVAPEILNYEPISTATDMWSIGVLTYVMLTGESPFLGDEKQETFLNISQVNVDYSQDTFEGISSPAVDFIKSLLVKNPRKRATAEECLKHPWLNPLPHPHSHPHLHSRSASSLDEPETSQSESEPESPAPSPELDLIGSFLGCPGQGGLKAGRDAFSFSETPFPTRPEIQQELIC, encoded by the exons ATGAAGATTGTTTTGCTCCAAGACGCGACTTCAATGCTAGATTCAGCCACGATGAGCAAAAACGGAATGGTGACCAAGATCCACACGAGGATAAGAAGTGACCCGTTCCCGGCCACTTACGAGTTGGTGGGCAAAGAGCTGGGCAG GGGAAAGTTTGCGGTGGTGAAGAAGTGCATCGAGAAGGCAACAGGGAAGCAGTACGCTGCCAAGTTCCTGCGAAAGCGGCGGAAGGGTGAGGACTGCCGCATGGACATCTTGAACGAGATTTCTGTGCTGGAGTCAGCCAAGGCCAACCCATATGTGGTGGCCCTGCACGAGGTCTACGAAACCAACACTGAAATCATCCTCGTCCTCGAGTG CGCCGCCGGTGGTGAAATCTTCAACCAGTGTGTGGCTGATAATGACGAGGCCTTCACAGAGAAAGATGTGATCCGGCTGGCCAAGCAGATCCTGAATGGGGTTGCCTTCCTGCATCGAAACAATGTGGTGCATCTGGATCTGAAA CCCCAGAACGTCTTGCTGACCAGTGCCAGGCCTCTCGGGGACATTCGTATTGTGGACTTTGGCTTGTCCAGACGCATGGACAACATCACAGAAGTCAGGGAGATCCTGGGTACGCCAGAGTATGTGG CACCAGAGATCCTGAACTATGAACCCATTAGCACTGCGACAGACATGTG GAGTATCGGGGTCCTGACCTACGTCATGCTGACGGGCGAGTCTCCCTTTCTCGGTGACGAAAAGCAGGAGACATTCCTCAACATCTCCCAAGTTAATGTAGACTACTCGCAGGACACGTTTGAAGGAATCTCTTCCCCGGCTGTTGACTTCATCAAGTCCTTGTTGGTTAAAAACCCCAG gaagAGAGCCACGGCAGAGGAATGCCTCAAACACCCCTGGCTGAACCCACTCCCACATCCCCACTCCCACCCGCACCTCCACTCCAGGTCAGCCTCGTCTCTGGACGAACCAGAGACAAGCCAGTCCGAGTCAGAGCCAGAGAGCCCGGCCCCCTCCCCGGAGCTGGACTTGATCGGCTCATTCCTGGGGTGCCCGGGCCAGGGTGGACTAAAGGCGGGCCGCGATGCCTTCTCCTTCAGCGAGACCCCGTTCCCCACGCGGCCTGAAATACAGCAGGAGCTGATCTGCTGA
- the hsd17b1 gene encoding 17-beta-hydroxysteroid dehydrogenase type 1, which produces MEQEDFGEPGSMDKRVVLITGCSSGIGLSLAVRLASDPDKKFKVYATMRNLAKKERLLESVKGLHQDTLDILQMDVTERQSILDARDRVVEKRVDILVCNAGVGLMGPLELQSLDSMRQILEVNLLGTIQTIQAFLPEMKAQGQGRILVTGSTGGLHGLPFNELYCASKFAIEGACESLAVLLQHFNIHVSLIECGPVNTDFLVNLQKAELGDASLQQVDTHTLGLYEKYLQHCDSVFRNAAQDTEDIVKVFLDAIQSPSPAFRYFTSGVVPPLTQMKITEPDGSRCIRAMSKIIFSAEEN; this is translated from the exons ATGGAGCAGGAGGACTTTGGTGAGCCGGGCTCCATGGACAAGAGGGTGGTGCTGATCACGGGCTGCTCCTCGGGGATCGGTCTCAGCCTGGCAGTTCGGCTGGCCTCTGACCCCGACAAAAAGTTCAAAG TCTATGCCACGATGAGGAACCTGGCTAAGAAGGAGCGCCTATTAGAGAGCGTGAAAGGCCTGCACCAGGACACGCTGGACATTCTCCAAATGGATGTGACGGAGCGTCAGTCCATTCTGGATGCGAGGGACAGGGTTGTGGAGAAGCGGGTGGACATTCTGG TGTGTAATGCTGGTGTGGGTCTGATGGGGCCTCTGGAGCTGCAGTCCTTGGACTCCATGAGGCAGATTCTTGAGGTCAACCTCTTGGGCACCATCCAGACCATCCAGGCCTTCCTACCTGAGATGAAGGCTCAAGGTCAGGGCCGCATTCTGGTAACAGGGAGCACCGGAGGGCTTCACG GTCTCCCTTTTAATGAGTTGTACTGCGCCAGTAAATTTGCAATAGAGGGAGCATGTGAGAGTTTGGCTGTTCTCCTGCAACACTTCAATATCCA CGTGAGTCTGATCGAGTGTGGTCCAGTCAACACTGATTTCCTGGTCAACCTGCAAAAGGCGGAGCTTGGGGATGCATCTCTTCAACAGGTCGATACCCACACACTCGGCCTGTATGAAAAGTACCTGCAGCACTGCGACTCTGTTTTCCGAAACGCAGCACAGGACACAGAGGACATTGTAAAG GTATTTCTAGATGCCATCCAGTCACCCAGCCCTGCGTTCAGATACTTCACCAGTGGTGTCGTTCCACCTCTTACCCAAATGAAGATCACAGAACCAGACGGCTCACGGTGCATCCGTGCTATGAGCAAAATCATTTTCTCAGCCGAGGAAAACTAA
- the LOC109634133 gene encoding coenzyme Q-binding protein COQ10 homolog, mitochondrial produces MTNKTTPLLLKTLLELREAQATKVLRGNTRRANFRHLGSCGALAARRTSLPLCPATSISIPSRSFINLVVPISTRRMEYTECRTLGYTPEQMFNVVARVDQYQHFVPWCKKSRIMKGRDGGVRAELEIGFPPIVDRYTSEVTVIPNHQVRAVCTDGSLFSHLETVWRFAPGTKDLADSCKVDFYLSFEFKSLLHSQLASVFFDEVAKQMVGAFEGRAAALYRNQQEASLRRRST; encoded by the exons ATGACCAACAAAACGACTCCTCTGCTGTTGAAGACGCTGCTGGAGCTGCGTGAAGCCCAGGCTACTAAAGTTCTGCGAGGAAACACGAGAAGAGCAAACTTCAG ACACTTGGGCTCCTGTGGGGCCCTGGCAGCGAGGAGGACCAGCCTGCCCCTCTGTCCCGCCACCTCCATCAGCATACCCAGCCGCAGCTTCATCAACCTGGTTGTTCCTATCAGCACCCGCAGGATGGAGTACACAGAGTGCCGGACATTAGG GTATACTCCAGAGCAGATGTTCAATGTGGTGGCCAGAGTGGATCAGTACCAGCACTTTGTTCCCTGGTGCAAGAAGTCTCGGATCATGAAGGGACGAGACGGAGGTGTCCGGGCAGAGCTCGAAATCGGTTTCCCTCCCATTGTGGATCGCTACACCTCTGAGGTCACGGTCATCCCAAACCACCAAGTCAGA GCTGTGTGCACTGATGGATCCCTCTTCAGCCATCTTGAAACAGTATGGAGGTTTGCCCCCGGAACCAAAGACCTAGCAGACTCCTGCAAAGTGGATTTCTAT TTGTCGTTTGAGTTCAAGTCCCTTCTGCACTCTCAGCTGGCCAGCGTGTTCTTTGACGAGGTGGCAAAGCAGATGGTCGGTGCCTTTGAGGGCAGGGCAGCAGCACTTTATAGAAACCAGCAGGAGGCGTCACTGAGGAGGCGGTCGACATAA